From Cucumis melo cultivar AY chromosome 1, USDA_Cmelo_AY_1.0, whole genome shotgun sequence, a single genomic window includes:
- the LOC103500450 gene encoding tetraspanin-8-like, with protein MFILILLLFFFTIFAFVITNKVAGKVLLNRGYKEYRLGDYSNWLQNRVKNNKDWNRIRNCLVDSKVCAEFNQKIASETIAQCYQEQLSSIQFGCCKPEDECNFTYKALTQWEKSANVSSFSNPNCGLWDNRLEKLCFDCESCKGGVLDNLKRNRKAGIQEGKDAIVEEGGIAALVEAIEDGSVKGKEFAVLTLLQLCVESVRNRGLLVNEGGISPLVALSQTGSVRAKHKVETLLGYLR; from the exons ATGTTCATTCTCatccttcttctcttcttcttcaccatCTTTGCCTTCGTTATCACCAACAAAGTCGCTGGAAAAGTTCTCTTAAACAGAGGATATAAAGAGTATAGACTCGGTGATTACTCCAACTGGCTACAGAATCGCGTCAAGAACAACAAAGATTGGAACAGAATCAGAAATTGTTTAGTCGACAGCAAGGTGTGTGCCGAATTCAACCAAAAAATCGCTTCTGAAACCATTGCGCAATGCTACCAAGAACAGTTATCTTCAATTCAG TTTGGGTGTTGCAAACCGGAAGATGAGTGTAATTTCACGTACAAGGCATTGACTCAGTGGGAAAAATCGGCGAATGTTTCAAGTTTTTCGAATCCGAATTGTGGTTTGTGGGATAATAGACTTGAAAAGCTGTGCTTCGATTGTGAATCCTGCAAAGGTGGAGTGTTGGATAATTTGAAAAGGAACCGGAAG GCTGGGATTCAAGAGGGAAAGGATGCGATTGTGGAAGAGGGTGGAATTGCTGCGCTTGTAGAAGCAATTGAAGATGGGTCGGTGAAAGGGAAAGAATTTGCAGTGTTGACACTCTTGCAATTGTGTGTTGAGAGTGTGAGAAATCGAGGGTTGCTCGTTAACGAAGGTGGAATTTCCCCTTTAGTTGCACTTTCTCAGACTGGAAGCGTTCGAGCAAAGCATAAG GTAGAAACGCTTCTGGGGTATCTAAGATAA